The genomic DNA GTCATCACCCTCTGGAATCAAAGTTACCTCAGAAGTATGAGCACCGAGCACTGTCTCGTCATTGGCAATAACGCCAGTGAGAGGATTACCATTGAGAATACGAACATGACAACCGTCAGCAACGTTATCTGCAAGGATTTGCTTCAAAGGAGTACCAACAAGGGCATCAACATAGCCTGTCTGCTTTACCATGCTACCAGCAATGGCAACACGACGAGTGAGGTTTACCTTACCAGTGTTGAACAAACGACCGAAGAAGATAACAGCTGTTGGATCAACAGTCCATACCACTTCGCCCTTATTAACTGGATTAATATGATTTACCTGTACACCAACATTACCTGCTGGGCAAGGACCATCAAACACAGTTACCTCAACGTTCTTTGCTCCGGTCAGCGCAGTAGCCGACTGCTTAGCACCAATACCCAAATAAACCTTTGCAATCTTGGCGAGAGCTGTCAAACCAGTCTGGAAGTCTTTCTCCTGACCATTCAACTCAAACTCAAAGTCGCCTTGCAAAGGTTTATCACGAAGTGCAGACACAAAGATAGCCTTTGGTTCTGTGTCTGGACGTGTAGCAACAGCATAAGGTAGCTGGTTGATATAACCAAACAATCCCGCCTGCAGCAATGAAGCCTTGACATCATCAGCGGATAAGCCCGCCACGTCCTTCACGCCGAAGTCAGCATATTCCTGCTGCGCATCGGCAGCAATCTTCACACGCAACACCTTACGTCTTTCTCCGCGCTCAACAGCTGTGACGGTACCGCTCACAGGAGAAGCGAAGCTAACTTCAGTGCACCCTTTGTCAACAAACAATGGGTCACCAGCTCGGACATGATCACCTTCACGAACGGTTACCTTAGGTGTCAATCCTGGGAAGTCATCTGGAACCAATGCGTATTCCGTAGATGATTTCACAGGCAACATCTGTTCCTGCGCGCGTCCTGTAAGGTTAATGTCTAAGCCCTTTCGTAACTTAATTACATTTGCCATACCAGATTTTATATTATTTCATTCTAATCTTTTCCGTCCTGAATAAGCTGGACAAAGCATAAAGTAAACGGACCTTCGCTTTGCCGAACGCAGCTTATTTTCTGCAAAAATAACGCAAGTGAGAGCAAAGAAAACTTATTTTCAATTTGCCGAACGCAGCTTATTTTCTGCAAAAATAATGCAAGTGAGGGCAAAGAAAACTTATTTTCAATTTGCCGAACGCAACTTATTTTCTGCAAATGTAGCAAAATTTAAGCAGATTTGGCACATTTAGATATAATAATTTCAGTATAAAACGTTTTTTTAGTAGTTTTGTAGACGCATTGAAGAAACTTAGGACAATTATACGATGGGTTATATGGACCATAGCGGGTCTTTACATAACCACAATCGTACTGCTGCACATACCAGCAGTACAGGGTTTTCTTGCCCAAAAAGTAGGTGATGTAGCAGGTAACAAATTAGGCACAGAAGTGCACGTAGGGCGGATTGATTTAGGTTTTATCAACCGCTTTGTATTGGACGATATCCTCATCTATGACCAAAGTCATAAGAAGATGCTATCGGCATCACGTGTTGGAGCAAGAGTCGACATCTGGCATCTTCTACGCACAGGAGAGATTAATATCTCCTCTGCACAGATATTTGGTTTGCAAGCAGAACTCTATAAAACAAGCAAAAATGCCAAAGCAAACTTCCAGTTTGTCTTGGACTCATTAGCATCTAAGGACACTACAAGTCACACTCCATTGCATTTATCCATCAACAGCCTTGTTATCCGACATGGTAGCATAAAGTACGACTGTTTGGATGCTCCAACAACGCCTAAACGTCTGAACCTGAATCATATCAACCTCTACAACATTTCGTCTTATATTATTCTTCACAAGTTAGATGACACAAGTGTATGGGCAGACCTAAGGACATTGGCTTTCAAAGAGTCATCAGGCTTAGAAGTTAAGCAGTTAGCCTTTGATTTGAGAGCTAATCAAAAGCAAGCCAACTTACGTGACTTCGTTTTCGAAGGAGCTAATAGTAAGATTGCCCTAAAAGAGTTACTTACAACTTACAAGTTCAACAACAAGAAGTTAGATTTCAGCACTTTGCGCTACGCAATAAATGGATTTAAAGCCTCCGTAAAGCCTTCCGACTTCTCCCCTATCCTACCCGAGTTAAAGTCCATAACGACTAACTACACAGCTAATGTTGATGCTGAGGGTACGAGCCAGTCAGTATTGGTAAAGCAACTTAACATTTCCGACCCAACACTTTCAACCCAGATAAAGGCAAAAGGTTGGGTAAAAAACATTCAAAAGAAGCCTACATGGGACATCACTTTCAGTCCGCTGAAGGTTAGTAAAAACGTCCTTCAATCCATTGCCAAAGTTACTCATCAGTCCCTCCCTAAGCCTTTGAGTAACATGGGTGATATCCACTATCTTGGCACCTTTGCGCATAACATGGGAAAATATACTGCAAAAGGACAGCTGAACACAGATGCCGGAAATGTTCAATTAGCTACAATTCTTCACGGAAAGAACATTCAAGGATCTATCAATACAACCGACTTAAACCTTGCGAAAGTACTTGACAATAATGACTTTGGCATAGTAAGCACGAATATTAAGGTAGAAGGCAACACCGACCTATCTTCTCTCACCGCAATGGGCGACGTCTCTTCCTTCTATTATAAGGGTTATACCTACAAGAATATCCACCTTGACGGAAGCTATCAGAACGACATTTTCACAGGCAAGACAGCCATCAACGATCCTAACGGAAAGCTGACTATTGACGGCAAAGCGACCAATATTATGGCTTTTCTACAACGAAAAGGGAAACTGTCTACTGACATCTCTATTATTGCTGATGCCGTCAACTTGCACAAACTTCAACTGACGGAGGCTTTGGGCAATAGAACAATCTCTTTTACTTCTAAGATAAAAGGACAGGGCGCAAGCCTAAATGATGTCATAGGAAACCTCGATGTCAACAACTTCTCTATGTCTGGCGAAGGACAGAACATCGCTCTTAACCAGTTAAACATCAAGGCTAACAACGGACTATTAGGTAAGTCACTTGATGCACAGACCGACTTTGGCGAGCTGCACCTTGCTGGACAATATGATTATAGCCAACTTCCACAAAGCATAAGGCGCATATTAGAGCATTATATCCCGAGTCTTTTCCAACCGACTCCACACTATAACTTTGGGCGTGGAAAGGCTAATTATGCCTTCACTTTACGCCTGAATGACACGAAGTTTATAAACAGTCTGCTTAAAACAAAAATCACTTCTTCTCACGCTATGAGGCTTACAGGACTTGTACGAGAACGTCAAAACGAAATTGATTTGCATATCAACGCACCTGACGTGACCTATGCAGGACAACAGATTAACAACCTCATTCTGAACATCAAGAGTGAACCACAAGGTTTGCAGACGAATATCTCTGCCGAACGAAAGGGAGAGAAAGGACCTCATGTTATTATTAATGCACAAGGACTTATCGCTAACAACGCTATAAGTTCAGACATTTCTTTCCGCCTACCAGGGCTTTCTGCGATATATGGTAATGTTAATAGCATTGCTTCTTTCTCACGTCGTCATGGCGACTTAGAGACCCACTTACACCTCAACCCATCTGAAATCAACTTTGACTCCATAGCTCTGCAAGTGCAACCTTCTGATATTTCCTATCATCGGAACAATCTCATCATTGACCACTTTGAACTTTCTAACAACAATCAGCATATCATTGCCAACGGACAAACCTCTGGTAATCAAAGCGATTCGATCCTTGTAAGATTTAAGGATATCAACGTTCCATATATTCTTAACCTTGTCAATTTCCATAGTGTTTCATTTGCAGGAACGGCTTCGGGCACAGCTTCTATCAAATCATTCTTCCATCACCCACAGCTACAAGCGAACCTCGAGGTACAAGACTTCCAGTTTGAAGAGGGCGACATGGGTACACTCTATGCAGAAGCTAACTATAATGACAAGGAAGGTAAAATCAATATTGATGCATATGCCGATGCTGGCGATGGCGCACGCACTGACATCAACGGCTATGTAGACATTAAAAAGAGCTATATCAACCTACCTATCTTTGCCCATAACACGCCTCTCTACTTCCTAAAGAGCTTCTGTGGCTCCTTTATGGATAAGATTCAAGTGCAAGGAAATGGCTGGTGTAAAGTTGTCGGACCCCTTAGCGCCATCAATCTTGAAGGTGATATGCAGGTGAACGGAAGCGTATATGTAAAACCAATAGGAGTTACCTATAAGATGCGTGACGCACGTGTACGCATGATTCCAAACGAGATTATCTTTGGCAATGACACCATCACCGACCCTCACGGACACATTGGTATCGTCACAGGTGGATTACACCATAAGTATCTTACCCATCTTACCTACGACATCAATATCTTCGCACGTAACCTCCTCGCCTATAACTTCCCAAAGAAGCAAGGTAAGGATGCTTTCTGGGGCGTAGTATATGGTACTGGTAAATGTAATATAAAAGGTGAACCTGGCTCAACAACCATGAATATTGACATGGAACCTGAGAGAAATACCTATATAACATACGATGCCAGCTCTACCAATGATGCGGGTACAAACAACTTCATACGATGGATTAACGTGCCCAAGGATAGCATTGGCGTATTAACTCCTGAAGCTGCTGACACACTAAGCTTTGCAGCGAAACATGCCCCTAAAAAGGCAACAAACATTGTGAAATTCAGAGACATACCAAGCGACCTGCACATCAACTTCCTCCTACGCACCAATCCTAATCTTACGCTCGGAGTACTGCTTGATGAAGCCACTGGTGATAATATCCAGCTGAACGGTTCGGGAATGATTCGTGCTACCTATTATAATAAGGGTGCCTTCCAGCTCTTTGGAAACTACAACGTGGACCACGGACAGTATAACCTCACAATTCAAAACATTATCAAGAAGCAGTTTATCTTCCAGCCTGGCTCAACAATAGCCTTCGGCGGCGACCCATTCAATGCTGCATTAAATCTGAAAGCAAACTATATCATCAACTCTGTTCCATTGGGCGACCTCGGACTCGGAAAATCATTCACGGCAAACAACACAAAGGTAAACTGTCTGCTTAACATTGAAGGAACGCCAGGCGCACCAACCGTCTCCTTCGGTCTCGACCTCCCAACACTCTCGCCTGATGCCCAACAGATGATACGCTCTATCCTGAACTCAGAGCAAGAACTTAACCAGCAAGTACTCTACCTGTTGGCTGTTGGACGCTTCTATCCGCAGAGCAATAATAACAATACGGCACGCAACAGTGAGGCACCAAGTCGTACATCCCTTGCTATGCAGAGTCTACTTTCTGGTACGATTTCACAACAAATCAACACCGTATTATCCAACGTTGTGAAAGATAATAACTGGAACTTTGGTGCTAATATTGCCACAGGTAACGAAGGCTTCGACAATGCTGAGTACGAGGGAATGCTCTCAGGAAGTATGCTCAACAACCGCCTGCTCTTCAACGGGCAGTTCGGTTATCGAAACAATGTAGCAAAGGATAAATCATCCTTCATCGGCGATTTCGACATCCGTTACCTCCTCCTACCAAGCGGTAACGTAGCTTTCCGTTTCTATAATCAAACCAACGACCGTTACTTCACACGTAACTCACTGACAACGCAGGGCATAGGCTTGATTTTGAAGAAGGATTTCAACAGAGTAAGCGATATCTTCGGAAGTAGAAAGAAAAAAACAAAAAAGAGAAGCAAAGCACTAATATACAGAATATTATTCGTAACTTTGCACCCGATTTGGGCGAACTACGCCCATATTACAGATAATATAAAGTCGAACTTTATTAATTAAATTATTTTTTAAACACTTTATGACAAATTTCAAAGACGTCCAGAATGTACAGCCTTTAGCTGACTTCAACTGGGATGAGTTCGAGAACGGCGCACACGCTGAGGCAAGTAAGAACGATCTTACTAAGGCTTATGACGAAACTCTTAACAAAATCCAGGAGCATCAGGTAGTTGAAGGTACTGTTATTTCAGTTGACAAGAAGGAAGTAGTTGTTAACATCGGCTACAAGAGCGATGGTATCATCCCTGCTTCTGAATTCCGTTACAACCCAGAGCTCAAGGCTGGTGACAAGGTAGAGGTTTACGTTGAGAACCAAGAGGACAAGAGCGGTCAGCTCGTTCTTTCTCACAAGAAGGCACGCCTCCAGAAGAGCTGGGAAAATATCAACAAGGCACTGGAGAACGACGAGGTTATCCAGGGTTACATCAAGAGCCGCACTAAGGGTGGTATGATTGTTGACGTATTCGGTATTGAGGCATTCCTTCCAGGCAGCCAGATTGACGTTCACCCTATACGCGACTACGACTTATTCGTTGGTAAGACAATGGAGTTCAAGGTTGTTAAGATTAACCAGGAGTTCCGTAACGTAGTCGTTTCACACAAAGCACTCATCGAGGCTGAGCTTGAAGCACAGCGCAAGGAGATTATCTCTCACCTTGAGAAGGGTCAGATTCTCGAGGGTACTGTTAAGAACATCACCTCTTACGGTGTATTCGTTGACCTCGGTGGTGTTGACGGACTCGTACATATCACTGACCTCTCTTGGGGTCGCGTAAGCGATCCACACGAGGTTGTTGCACTCGACCAGAAGATTAACGTTGTTATCCTCGACTTCGATGAGGAGAAGAAGCGTATCGCTCTCGGTATCAAGCAGCTCACTCAACACCCATGGGATTCACTGGATCCAAACCTCAAGGTTGGCGACCACGTGAAGGGTAAGGTAGTTGTTATGGCCGACTATGGTGCATTCGTTGAGATTCAGCCAGGCGTAGAGGGCTTGATCCACGTTTCAGAGATGAGCTGGAGCCAGCACCTGCGTTCAGCACAGGAGTTCATGAAGGTTGGCGACGAGGTTGAGGCAGTTATCCTCACACTCGACCGCGACGAGCGTAAGATGTCTCTCGGCATCAAGCAGCTCAAGGAAGACCCATGGGAGTCTATCGAGGTTAAGTATCCAGTAGGCTCTAAGCACATTGCTAAGGTTCGCAACTTCACTAACTTCGGTATCTTCGTAGAGCTTGAGGAAGGTGTTGACGGTCTTATCCACATCAGCGACCTCTCTTGGACTAAGAAGGTTAAGCATCCATCAGAGTTCACCTCACAGGGTGCAGAGATTGAGGTTATAGTTCTCGAAATCGACAAGGAGAACCGTCGTTTGAGCCTTGGTCACAAGCAGCTCGAGACTAATCCTTGGGATGAGTACGAGGCAATCTACACTCCTGGTTCAATCCACGAGGGTAAGATTACTGAGTCAATGGACAAGGGTGCCGTTATCTCACTCGCTGAGGGTGGTGAGGGCTTCGCAACTCCAAAGCACCTTGTTAAGCAGGACGGCACACAGGCACAGCTTGGTGAGGTTCTTCCATTCATGGTAATCGAGTTCGTTAAGGACACTAAGCGTATCATCCTCTCTCACTCTCGCACATTCGAGGAGGTTAAGGAAGAGCCACGTCGCCAGCGTTCAGCAAACCAGGGCAAGCAAAAGAATGATGCAGCTGCTATCAACAACGTTGCAGCAGGTACATCTCTCGGCGACCTCGGTGTTCTCGCTGACTTGAAGAAGAAGATGGAGGGTGGCAAGTAATTTGCACACTAAAATCTAACATAATTAAAAAAGAGTATCAAGTTTTCTTGGTACTCTTTTTTTGTCTTCATAAATTCGGAGTGGAAAGTTTGTCTTTTGACTTTTATAACTTTAAAACCATATCGGTCATTAGAGCCTAAACAGATTTTCTTTTGAGTGTCGAACAGAAAGAACAGATTTTCTTTTGAGTGTCGAAACGCTCAGAGACCTAAAGGTCGGGGAATGCACAGAAGGCTGACGCCATTGTAAAAAGGAAAGAATGTACAAAAGAAAAATAAAAACAAAAGGCAAAGGGCAAATATCAAAAGACAAAGGCAAAAGGCAATAAGTTACGATACCAACCAACTAATTACCAGTAATCTAAGAAAGCGCTTGATATATTCCATTAAATAAGTATCTTTGTAAGAAAGTAAAAAAATGCAGCAATATAACAAACAGACATTATGGCAAGTAATTAAGAGTTATTTCAACGTCTTGCCTGACAAGGACAGCGAGAAAGATGTTGTTAAACAAATAACTGACGGAATCAACTTTCAAGGTTCTAATCTCTGGATACTCATCTTCGCCATTTTTATTGCATCATTAGGTCTGAACGTCAATTCAACAGCTGTAATTATTGGCGCCATGCTCATCTCTCCATTAATGGGACCTATCATTGGTATGGGATTGGCAATAGGGATAGCAGACCTAACTCTTTTCAGACAGTCTATAAAAAACTATTTGGTAAGTACGTTCATCAGTGTCATCACTGCAATGACCTATTTTACCATCTCGCCTATCACAGATGCACAATCGGAACTCTTAGCACGCACTTCACCAACTCTTTACGACGTGCTAATCGCTCTTTTCGGTGGTGCTGCTGGCTTCTTAGCATTAGCGACAAGAGGTAAAAACAACGTGTTGCCAGGTGTTGCCATTGCAACAGCCCTGATGCCACCCCTCTGTACAGCAGGTTACGGACTGGCTGTGCACAACACTTCCTACTTCTTTGGCGCCTTCTATCTATATTTCATCAATACAGTGTTCATCGCTTTTACAACCTGCTTGGGCGCACATTTCATGAAGTTTCGCAGAAAAGAGTTTGTTAATCGTGAGCAAATGAAACGAGTAAATTATTACATCATTAGTATCATCATTATCACGATTATTCCTGCCAGCTACATGACATGGAACATTATCAAACAAAGTGTCTTTGAAAATAATATAGAACAGTTCATAGCAAAGGAACTTCAGTATAACGGAACTAATATCCTCTCACATGAATATGACCTCCAAACCAAAACGCTTCATGTAGTGGCTGTGGGTAATCCTATCCCTGCGGACACAATAGCAAAAGCACAAAAAACAATGACAGACTATCAGCTTGAAGGTTATAAACTAAAAGTCATACAAGGTACAACCTCTGACAGTTTATTGATTCTGAAACACAAGAAGAAAG from Prevotella melaninogenica includes the following:
- a CDS encoding Na(+)-translocating NADH-quinone reductase subunit A produces the protein MANVIKLRKGLDINLTGRAQEQMLPVKSSTEYALVPDDFPGLTPKVTVREGDHVRAGDPLFVDKGCTEVSFASPVSGTVTAVERGERRKVLRVKIAADAQQEYADFGVKDVAGLSADDVKASLLQAGLFGYINQLPYAVATRPDTEPKAIFVSALRDKPLQGDFEFELNGQEKDFQTGLTALAKIAKVYLGIGAKQSATALTGAKNVEVTVFDGPCPAGNVGVQVNHINPVNKGEVVWTVDPTAVIFFGRLFNTGKVNLTRRVAIAGSMVKQTGYVDALVGTPLKQILADNVADGCHVRILNGNPLTGVIANDETVLGAHTSEVTLIPEGDDVHEIFGWMLPRLNDFSTSHSYFSWLQGKKTYNLDARLKGGERHMIMSGEYDKVLPMDIYSEYLIKSILSGNIDSQEQLGIYEVSPEDFALAEFVDSSKLPLQKIVREGLDILRKENA
- a CDS encoding translocation/assembly module TamB domain-containing protein; the protein is MKKLRTIIRWVIWTIAGLYITTIVLLHIPAVQGFLAQKVGDVAGNKLGTEVHVGRIDLGFINRFVLDDILIYDQSHKKMLSASRVGARVDIWHLLRTGEINISSAQIFGLQAELYKTSKNAKANFQFVLDSLASKDTTSHTPLHLSINSLVIRHGSIKYDCLDAPTTPKRLNLNHINLYNISSYIILHKLDDTSVWADLRTLAFKESSGLEVKQLAFDLRANQKQANLRDFVFEGANSKIALKELLTTYKFNNKKLDFSTLRYAINGFKASVKPSDFSPILPELKSITTNYTANVDAEGTSQSVLVKQLNISDPTLSTQIKAKGWVKNIQKKPTWDITFSPLKVSKNVLQSIAKVTHQSLPKPLSNMGDIHYLGTFAHNMGKYTAKGQLNTDAGNVQLATILHGKNIQGSINTTDLNLAKVLDNNDFGIVSTNIKVEGNTDLSSLTAMGDVSSFYYKGYTYKNIHLDGSYQNDIFTGKTAINDPNGKLTIDGKATNIMAFLQRKGKLSTDISIIADAVNLHKLQLTEALGNRTISFTSKIKGQGASLNDVIGNLDVNNFSMSGEGQNIALNQLNIKANNGLLGKSLDAQTDFGELHLAGQYDYSQLPQSIRRILEHYIPSLFQPTPHYNFGRGKANYAFTLRLNDTKFINSLLKTKITSSHAMRLTGLVRERQNEIDLHINAPDVTYAGQQINNLILNIKSEPQGLQTNISAERKGEKGPHVIINAQGLIANNAISSDISFRLPGLSAIYGNVNSIASFSRRHGDLETHLHLNPSEINFDSIALQVQPSDISYHRNNLIIDHFELSNNNQHIIANGQTSGNQSDSILVRFKDINVPYILNLVNFHSVSFAGTASGTASIKSFFHHPQLQANLEVQDFQFEEGDMGTLYAEANYNDKEGKINIDAYADAGDGARTDINGYVDIKKSYINLPIFAHNTPLYFLKSFCGSFMDKIQVQGNGWCKVVGPLSAINLEGDMQVNGSVYVKPIGVTYKMRDARVRMIPNEIIFGNDTITDPHGHIGIVTGGLHHKYLTHLTYDINIFARNLLAYNFPKKQGKDAFWGVVYGTGKCNIKGEPGSTTMNIDMEPERNTYITYDASSTNDAGTNNFIRWINVPKDSIGVLTPEAADTLSFAAKHAPKKATNIVKFRDIPSDLHINFLLRTNPNLTLGVLLDEATGDNIQLNGSGMIRATYYNKGAFQLFGNYNVDHGQYNLTIQNIIKKQFIFQPGSTIAFGGDPFNAALNLKANYIINSVPLGDLGLGKSFTANNTKVNCLLNIEGTPGAPTVSFGLDLPTLSPDAQQMIRSILNSEQELNQQVLYLLAVGRFYPQSNNNNTARNSEAPSRTSLAMQSLLSGTISQQINTVLSNVVKDNNWNFGANIATGNEGFDNAEYEGMLSGSMLNNRLLFNGQFGYRNNVAKDKSSFIGDFDIRYLLLPSGNVAFRFYNQTNDRYFTRNSLTTQGIGLILKKDFNRVSDIFGSRKKKTKKRSKALIYRILFVTLHPIWANYAHITDNIKSNFIN
- the rpsA gene encoding 30S ribosomal protein S1; its protein translation is MTNFKDVQNVQPLADFNWDEFENGAHAEASKNDLTKAYDETLNKIQEHQVVEGTVISVDKKEVVVNIGYKSDGIIPASEFRYNPELKAGDKVEVYVENQEDKSGQLVLSHKKARLQKSWENINKALENDEVIQGYIKSRTKGGMIVDVFGIEAFLPGSQIDVHPIRDYDLFVGKTMEFKVVKINQEFRNVVVSHKALIEAELEAQRKEIISHLEKGQILEGTVKNITSYGVFVDLGGVDGLVHITDLSWGRVSDPHEVVALDQKINVVILDFDEEKKRIALGIKQLTQHPWDSLDPNLKVGDHVKGKVVVMADYGAFVEIQPGVEGLIHVSEMSWSQHLRSAQEFMKVGDEVEAVILTLDRDERKMSLGIKQLKEDPWESIEVKYPVGSKHIAKVRNFTNFGIFVELEEGVDGLIHISDLSWTKKVKHPSEFTSQGAEIEVIVLEIDKENRRLSLGHKQLETNPWDEYEAIYTPGSIHEGKITESMDKGAVISLAEGGEGFATPKHLVKQDGTQAQLGEVLPFMVIEFVKDTKRIILSHSRTFEEVKEEPRRQRSANQGKQKNDAAAINNVAAGTSLGDLGVLADLKKKMEGGK
- a CDS encoding TIGR00341 family protein yields the protein MQQYNKQTLWQVIKSYFNVLPDKDSEKDVVKQITDGINFQGSNLWILIFAIFIASLGLNVNSTAVIIGAMLISPLMGPIIGMGLAIGIADLTLFRQSIKNYLVSTFISVITAMTYFTISPITDAQSELLARTSPTLYDVLIALFGGAAGFLALATRGKNNVLPGVAIATALMPPLCTAGYGLAVHNTSYFFGAFYLYFINTVFIAFTTCLGAHFMKFRRKEFVNREQMKRVNYYIISIIIITIIPASYMTWNIIKQSVFENNIEQFIAKELQYNGTNILSHEYDLQTKTLHVVAVGNPIPADTIAKAQKTMTDYQLEGYKLKVIQGTTSDSLLILKHKKKDQLFVGDKNTSEWQELIYNNDVLKKELTSYTHYPVLANDMKDELKVICPTAKSIILSKASESFTDTTLIDNHIVAVVKTSKPLANNNKKQLYDWLKVKVKSDSLELIVIP